The nucleotide window TCGGCATGCCATCAACACGGGTCGCTTCTTCATTTGCGGCTCCAATCGATAcaccacttcttccccccaccgTTTCGAATTCGCCTCCTCCCGTAGGGGTAGCCCCGCCCATGCTGCCCCCATTCGCCTCGAAAAAGGGAGTCCCCCCATTGTTACCTAGTGAAGCGTTATTCACGTGTGCCACCCCATTAGTCGCTAGGTCGGTACCCCCCCCTTGATCACTCCCTCCTGTTGTTCCCTTCCCCCAATTGTCAATAAAACCCCagtagccattttgcacaacATCCTTTTTGGGTCTCTTTTTGTTCGGCTTGCTCTCCACCACGGGTTCTAAAATTGCGACTTCTCTGTTGTGCACAAATTGGCTAGTCCCATCTGTGAGTCCACTTCTATGGGTTCTATTATTCGCGCGACTCCTCTGCTGCATCTCTGGGACGCATGTCTTCTTCGCATCAATTGGTAGAGCGGCACCCACCCCgagggggaaccccccttGAGTGCTTATGACCTCATTTCCACTAACATGTTCTCTACGGTTGGCAAAATGCCCCTCGTTCAGCAAAGCAATCCGGCTCAGCCTTTTGAGCGCCTCGTCACTGGCGAGGTTACTCTTCATGGCTCCATTTCCCAAAGGTGGGGCGGGCCCGACAGGAATGCCCCCAGTGAGAATACCTCCAATGGGAATGGCCCCAATGGGAATAGGCCCAATCGGAACAGAACCCATCTTCTGCATGCCCCCATTTGCCCTTGCCACGCTGTACCAGCTGGCACCTCCGCCATACGACTGGCAGTCGTTATTGGCCCCTCTCAAGACACCCCTTTCCACGTTGCCCATATTAGCAGGATTGCTTGCTCCCCTTTCCAGGTTGCAATTCATCATCTGATTTGTCCCCCCGCTTGCATCATATGCGCCATAAAAGTTGTCCCTTTTGACCTGACCACTCAGGCAAATTTGCTCATTGGGGCGATTAAAGGCGAATGGTTCCTCCACCCGATTAACGCTGCTCATTCGATTCTCGCTTCCTGGGTAGCTAAAATGTTTGTCCTTCCCAGAATGGTGCACCATGCTGGGAAGAGGGACAACATTGTgcgtgccgcttccccctctgcTGCCAACCTCCCCCGTGTAGTACCTCCTGGTGGGGTCCACCTCGATGGGCACCCCGGTGTAACTGCGGTTCGCATAGCTATCTGGGCTAAGGCAGCACCCCCCGTATGGGTTATCCCCATAAGGCTGACGCGCACCACTCGCACCACTTGCAGCACTCGCTTCTCTCCCGTTGTAGGCGCGAAGCTTGCCGCCGCTAACTCTGGGTCCCTTCAACGACTCCGTCTCGCGCGAGTGCTCGAACCGTATTGGAAACAAATTTGCGTTCACCTCAGCCCCGTTCCAAAGCTCCGTCCGCTCACCCATGTCCTCTCTCTGTTCATCCTTTTCGTGCGAGCCACCCGTTGGTGTGCTGCTACCCATGGGATCCCCCTTTTGGCCGCTAACATTGGGGGTAGGCGTGCATTCCGCTGAGCCGATCGGGGAAGGGGGACCAGTATAATCATTCAAGCTCCCCGGGTTGCCATTCCCATCTGTGCCATCATATGGCAGATGCGAAACCTCCCATTGGTCACTACTATGTGTTTGTTTATCCCCCACGAGTTGCCGTTTCTTCGCAGACGACCCCCCATTCTCACCGCATCCACTTTCGCCGTTCAtgcagtttttattttttttcaacttcaggctgttcttccttttctgcacCTTTAGCCGACTCTTCACAGCTAGCTCTCTCGCAATTAAGAACCCATAACGGTACACAGAAAagcattctttttttttgtgcccataGGCACACCACCTCTTCTGTCTTATGTCAAAATGGACTCCTTTAATCTTCGGCATTTTCAAAATCTCGCTGTAGTAGTATTCATCCTCATCGTGGTCGTTACAGCTGTTTTTTTCGAGCTGATTTGGTTtgtatgtgtacatttcttccccctcttcgtTTTCCGctgtctccttttttgctaacTCGTTTGTTCCTTTTACACTTCCATTCTCGTCATTCTGCGCATCGCTGGGGGGAAAGACGCCCCGTGGCACACTGGGTTCCCCATTGGGAACGGAGAAAGGAGAGTTTTGCGTGAGCCGATTTAGCTGGCCACACGGATCTAACTGTTTCTCACTTGCACAGCTGCCCTCCCCATATATTGCTGCCTTCTTTGGTTCCTCATTTGGGATAGCTTTCCTGTGCATCACGCCCATACTGTGCGTCCATTTACTGTGGCCGCTTTCTTCACAACTGGCTTCTTCATTCCCTTTATTGTTGGCGTCACTTATTTGGTTGCACTCACTTCTGTTCTGTTTCCCACTCAGGTGTGCAACAtctaattcgtttttttcttttttcctttttgcgctttttttgcGACTTTGCTTTTTGGACTCCTTGACCACTCCCCCGTTAGAGATCCCCCCCTGGTTGTGTTCGCCGCCACCAATTGTATGCACCTCCCCACTGGCATCTTCCCCATACCACTGGCAGCTCCGACTAGGCATATCTCCTTCGCACAGCAGAGCCATACCGCTACCCCGGATGTGTACGTCACTACAacttttgcccccctttctGTTCGCCTTCTTCACggaattgctttttttccctttactTTTCCCGCTGACGTTTCTCTCtgacttcttcctctcctggTTCGTACATGCAGTGTCTACTACACATGCAGAAGGTACTCCCTCTGCCGAATGGCCACACGTCACCCTTCCCGCTTCGCCACTCTCAACAGATGCGTTGTTCATCAGcacctttgccttttccatGGGATGAATGCTTATCCACTGTTCAGGCGAATTTACGCGCCTTCCAAACGATTCGGTGGGATTCCCCAAAACGTTCGCCTTTCCCCGTGTGGTCTCATCACCGGTGTTCCTCAAGCCGATTACTTCTGCCAAGGCAGCACCTTCACTGGGGAGACTCCCTCCCTGGCTGCGCTCGTAATGTGCACTTCTGCTTACGTTTACCAGTTCACTCAGGTGCTCCGAAATGTGCGTCGCTGTGGAAGCCCTAGTTAGGTTCCACGTCTCGCGCTCGCTCCTTTCGCCACCTACCCTACTGTGCAGATTCACGTTCAGGCTAAGGTCCATGCCCTCCtgttgcttctcctccgtcGAGTTGTCCCCTTCTGGGAGAGCACAATCTGTCTTAACAATTCCCTGGCCCCCCATgccgccaacaccgctaCCGCTGGAAGTGGCACTACTTCTAACTCTCTGACCTTCCAGGGCATTCTTCACACCACCTTGCATGGTCAAATTATCGCTAGGGTTCTCTCCATTCCCTTCCTCGCATGGCCTGTTCCATGTGCCATCCGCAACTTTATTTGCTCTGTTAAAGTGGGAACCCATAACTTGTGCCCTCCCCTCACTCATACTGTACTGGTAAGTGCCACTCCGCATGTGCTGGGGCGACCCAGACTGTTGACCTCCAAAACGGGGGGAGTATatccctcccccctggttCTTCATACCCACGTGATGGAAATTTGAACCATCGATATAACTCCCAATTGGTGTGTGTCCCCCCCAGTTACTCGAAACGGCTGCACCTGTGACTGTCTGGGAGTTCCCCCCGTAGTTGGcaccaaaaaagggactcaGCTGGTTCGTAGGGGACTGTCTCACTCTGTTCAAATGCCCCTCTCTGTTCATCGGGTTCTGGTAGGCCACACTTCTACACGAATCGGTGAATTGCCCCTTCGGCAAAACCTCTCCACTAATCCCATGACTCAGGTAAGCTGCCTCACTTGGCAGTCCCCTTCGACACGCCGCCATGGCTATGTTCTGCCCGCTTGGCATAGCTGCGAAGTTATTCACCATATAACTGTAGCTGTCTGTTCGCCCATGTGTGCTGCCCCATGCGTTGCCGTGTGGTCCTGTGCTTatcattccattttgtttgtaGAAGTTGGCTGGACCGTACGGCCCCGTTGCGTAAGCGTGTCGATTGGGGGTCTGCCCCTCGGTGGTTGCGTGTGTGGCCTGGTCGTAGCTGTGCCCACTGCCCCCTATACAGCCACGTGGACCGCTCACCCCGCCCACCACCTGCCCCCCCGCGAACGCAGGGAACCCTTGCGAGATGGTCGAATGGGGCGAATTCTGCATGCTGTTCAAATTGCCTCCGTTCTGAAGGGCTACAACATTCggcacatttttcaaatcatGTCTCCTCATCCCTGCGTGGCCTCCTCCAGAAAAACTTCCTACCGATGACCTTCCAGCGGGGCTATTCCCTCCATATACACTTCCTTTAGATGTGTTTATCCTTTTATTAACCAATTTTAGATTCGATTTTTCGTCCACATCTTTCGGTTCATTCTCCTCTTTCGTTGTTCCCTCTGCGTGACTTGCGTTCGCTACAACTCCTCCGCTTTCTTCGCCCAGATGGACACGTCTTCTGCTGACCCGGCTCCTCTTACGGGGGTTGTGCATCCCCACCTTTGgatcttttcttttatttttggtgCGCGTTTCTGTCGTTTGGCTGCCCTTCTGCGTGGGCTCCGAAACTTTGGGCGTCGCCGCGTCCTTTTTGTGGCTGCtctttttgccgctttggggggtgtcccccccctgtttgtCTACTTCACTGGTGGTTACCCTTTGAATAGTCTCTGCTTCGCCACCCAGTGTGCCTACACCCGCCGCTCCACCTCCCACCGCTCCACTTCTAACCGCCTGACCGCCAGAGTCAAATTTCGAGTTCCTAAACTCCAGCGCCAGCTGACGCGCCTTGTAGAACCCGTATTTGCACACGGGGAAGTGCTTCTGAATCTGCTTGTTGTTCTCGTTCTTCCAGTAGGCAATCCACCTGATCTGGTTATGATCGAAGGTTAGTCCCTGTATTTTAATCATCTGTTTAGCCAGCACGCGGTAGTACTTCCTCTCGTTTAGTGGAATTCCTgttcgcttcttcttctttttacaaTCGCCCAACTGGGTGAAGTTATCTTGGCAGTCATCTGCTCCCTCTTTGTGTAAATCTAGCAGGGCGCTATTCATCTCCTTCTCAAATGAGCTGAAGGCATCATCCCTGTGGGTTACAATTTCCTCGTGGCCATTTGGATACGTGCCCATAGGAATATTTCCACTCCTTTGATAGCTTTCCACAATAGGGTTACCCCCTTCTGACCACTTCGCATCTACCATGTGAATCCCTTTTCGTTCCCCAAAACGGGTTCTACTTGTCCTCCTGGCTACCCCATGCGCATCAGGGGTGTAGCCTAGACTTACCAACGTGCTGGGAAGGACGCCCACCAATTGGTTACCCGCTATGTACTTACTTCTGCTTAACAGATCTTGCGAAGTGAACCCATGTTCGCTTCCCCTGCACGGGCTGATCGGGTTGCCCCTCGACTTTTCATCCACCTCTTTGGACACGTCTACATTTACTTTGCATATTTCAGGTGAgctgtcttttttttttctttctccctcAGCAACTGTTCGTTCTACACCATTACGGATTGCTTCTTTATCCAGCTTGCCGATGCGCGTAGCACTGCTCGtctcgcttctcccctcctgTGAGTTCTCCCTTACTGGAGGTGCACTTGGTGGAGCCCCATCCAATCGCACTACCTCTCTTTTTTCACATGAAAAACGTTCTTCATTACCATCTGCCAAATGGGcatctttttcattttctacaACTATGTAACTAaccgcttcatttttttcttcccacgCAGGTATCCCAATTTTTCCAGATGAAATCATCCCTATGGTCACATCACATGGGAAGAGAGTAACCCTTTCGTGACTCACTGCCCCGTTCGGACCTTCCTCTAAATCTGCTTCACCTACATTCGTTttgtccccctcccccgAAGGGTACCCTTCCAAGTTATCCTTCccaacttttttaatttctccaTGCGGTATTCCCAATTGGTTATCATTCTGCCTGACTGGTTCAGGTAATTTGGGAGTTCCTCCATTCGGCGCTTCTGCAGTTCGGTTCTGGGTTATCTCGGTTATCCCCGCATCGATAGAGATAAACACATTATTGCACCCCACTTGTAGAGACCTTCCCCCCTTGCTCTCATTTTGGTTGCCACGCTGGAGAGCACTCACATATGAAAGGCTACAAATCGTGTGTATATTATCTTCACTACGCTGTGTGGAGAGGTCCCTCCCAGGGTTATACCTCCTGGGTGCTCCACCTACCCTCACCTGTGATGGTGATCGCTCCTTCTGTTCAAACGTTCTGTTTGTCTCGACTATGTTGTCTGCAGTTTCACGTGTATCTGTGCAACTCACAGGGGGGATATACCTCTCATGGAAAATTGCACCCACAGGTGTATCCTCCTTAGAGCTTCCCTCCCTTGTCTCTTCTTCCCCATGAGGGTTTTTTCTCAAATGGGCAGTGTCCTTCACGACAGGGCAGCTACCCCGCGGATGGTCTTCTACATTCTGGGGGGTCTCTCTCCTGTTGAGGGTGCTTACCCAATCGGAGTCACCCCCAGGGGGAACGTTCCCCCGTCTGTCTTTCTCATCCAGGTGACTTTCACCAACGAGGTTCATCTCCAAATTGGCGCTCCTCGGATAATTCTGTTCATACAGATTATGTTTCTCTCCATTCTGTACATAACtacctgacctgttcatgcAATTATTCCTACTTAGCTGAGCCAAACTTTGCTGCATTATAGGATTggttttcctttcctcttcCTGCTCTTCATTACCATGGGGGAGGttacttcccccctgcaCCACGGTACACTCCTTCTGCGCTTCCTCATCCGCGTTGTCATCCGCTCCTACGGATGGGACCCTAATTGCTTCCCGCAGGTGAGCGCCCTCTTTAGGCACTCCTCTGGTGGAGGACACCTGATCATTAACAGACACTTCCCAATTACACCACGTCCCCAAATTGGTGGAAGCTCTATTTGCATTTTGCTCTCTCGCCGAAATGTGTAAACCGtccacaccgcttctcctttggTCACCGCTGCTAATCATGTTAGTGTTTCCCCGAGAGGTGCCTCCATCGTGAGGGTTCTTTTTCTCCACAGGGGGTAGATCTATACGTTTGCTTTCACCGCCACGCTGTTGCTGTGGACTCGGCGCTGTTGTGCGCCCACCTGTGCAAATCACATGTGTGCGGATCCTTTGGTTAATTTGGGAGCCGTCTTTTGTCTTTTCCTTATCCTTTTCtattgccttttccttttccctttccccttcCTGATCGTGTAAATCGTTTCGGCTGGACAACGAACCCTCCTGCTCGCCTCCAGACAAGTTAACCTGCGCACAGCTCACGCTCTTCTCAAAGTGGTCCTTCACGTCGGACGCTCCTCCTCTGTGTTCGCTTCTCCCATCCTCATTCAGCTTACAGTGGGtcccccttttctccccccatgggttcacctccttttctttatccTTCAAATCAAGGCTAGCcgttaaattaattttcacGCAGCCTCCCACATAGTCCTTACCAACATTGGAGGGGTTCCTTTGGGGCGTCTCCTCATTGCCGGTCCTGAGCTCATCACATCGTGCGTCTAGTTCGCACTTTCGCCCGTCCATGTTGACCGGCCTACAGCACGAACGTTTTCAGCCCAGCGACGGtgcaaattaattaattatttatttatttattatttttccccttaatgGATCTTCTCTGCTATGCACGGAGGGGGAAGGCCCCTTCCTGCTGCTGCATTATAGGGCGGCACGGTGGGCGTAAAAATACGCCCCAAAGGGACCCCCAAAAAACTCACACAAACCGGGTGGGCTCCTCACCTTGCTGTTCAAATCGGGAGGCGCTTCCCCGGCAAGTTAGACAGAGACCAACTCTCTCGATCAACCTGTCAAGCGGTGTCTCGAGAAGAGACTCTGCAAATGGCGATGGAGTGAAAGCTGCGCATCGATGGCAACAACTCTCTGGCGGCAGCACCCCCCCTTCTGTTCCCGCCAACAAAAATGCGCTGACTGtgcaaaggaagaaaaaaaattacaacacgTAACAAAGGGGTGCTaaaacgaacgaacaaaaacagaaaaatgaagcgaTTAAAACAGACATGCAATAATAAGGCTCTATGGTGAGAGTAAGCAGAAAGGTACACACACGTTTTGCCCACCATGAGCCTTCCCTTTGTAAATAATTGCTCCCGagctttttcaaaattgggTAATACTGGGGGAGCCAATCCGAAGTAGTTCTTTGGGTACTCAGCTAACCAGGTGTTGCAATCAACCATAAAGTGCGTCTAAGTtgggtcttttttttttttctctcaatGAAGCCTCTAACTTAGATGCACAACTAGTAGATAGCTGTAACTatgagaggggaaaaaaaaaaaaaaaaaaaattaggctTACCATGAAATGTCGCTTTTCGTCAAAGGGTCCCAAatcgggggggggggacaaaaaaGACAACCTTTTTCAAACTCCAAGTTCCAACATATGCTCATAtgggaagaggcaaaaaaaaaatttaaataatgctATGCATCAGGTGTGGAATAATTAAGGTTCCCTCTCCCCGTGAGAGCCACCTTTTACCACacgtacatacacacatgagCAAATATTTTGAGAGGAAAAGAATTCGACTCACAACAATTCGGGGTGATAAGCTGGGGCGAGAAACAAACgccttcgcaaaaaaaaagaaaaaaaaaacacaaaacgGTGAACGGTAAACGACAAAGGGTGAGCCACACTCGACGATAAACAAATAGAAAGCGCAAAAGGTGACCCACATTCGATCGGCCTAACGCACAAATGGAACAAAACAAATTAGCCGCCTGAAGACTCAACCCGGCTGCGGACTCGACTCAACCGGCTCCTGCGCAAATCACCCCTATGGGCACACATAACAGTTCAGTGTTGCTACCCCAAAGGGGCTTTGTCCGCGCTGCATGGGGAGGGGCGCACGCACTGGCATAGGCACACAcgcatacacacatacacgcATATGCTCATACACAACAAACACACAGGCACACACCCGTACGTGCAGAGACCCATGCGCCACTGCAGCCTTGTCAGCTCGCTCACTAAAACACACTCAAGCCCTTGGGAAAAGgttcaaatttaaaaatgcagaaatAGTCGCTAGGGTTATTTCCCCTCCAAGAAAAGAagcttttttgttaaatacaaaaaatttctaTTGCGAAGAAGGCAAGACTGACTAgatatgcatacacatatttgcagacaaaaaaaaaaaaaaaaaaaaattaacctaATTAAACATACCAAAACAAAGCTACACGGGGGAACGCTTCTCTCGTTTTCACTTCCTAAGGTGCAGCCCGCTTCGCCCATACAGTCTAAGTCAAATGCGAACAGAAAAAACCCACAATGTTGTCTCACAGGCAGATTTGGAGCACTTTTTGCCTAACACTTCCCAGGTGAGCcctccacaaaaaaaaaaaaaaaaaaaaaaaaaaaagagcacaCTATGCAACGGGTGCATTGCTCTTATTTCGCACAAgggaccaaaaaaaaaaaaaaaaaaactatccaagtggtactttttttttgcggggAAGGCTTACAACAAAGTAGCGTTACAGCCAAGTGGGCAGAGCAGTGCTACGGCGTCACGAGGTTAATCACTTTGGTCAGTCTCTTTTGCCAAACGCTTTTTTGCCAACCCATTTTGTCATGAAGACGCCCTCTTAAGTAACTCCACTTGTGCGCGAAGGGGAACATGTGTGCCTCCGCAACGCTCAGGAAAACGTCTAATGCGGTGTGCAGTAGGGACGAAGAGAAAGGgaagtgaaaataaaaccaaTGCAGGTTGTGCCTTGTGCATGCTCGCGCGTTATCCCAcggctgattttttttttttttttttctgcagactttaaaaatgagcacTGCACCAATGGCACAGGGGGGCTACAAAAAGTTCGGGAGGGGGTAGGGCGATAAGGTCCCGAGGTACCATTTGCccattcgaaaaaaaaaaaaattagcagtGGGCTACATAAGCGTCTTAGCAAATGACACCAATTTTCCAcccaaggagaaaaagaaaatctaTTTGCGCAGTTTAAATGGGTGCACGCGGGGAGGAGGTGgtagaggaggaaaagacgGAAGAGGCAAACGAAGCGGACGAGTACGAACAACATGGTGACCCTTTCCCTTTACATCTCTTGCGCACCCGCCGTGCCGGTTGgctctccccatttgcacGAATCTACATGGCGAACTAAGGGAGGGGGAAAGTCACCACAGGTTAAACATAAAGCGTAGTCTCAGTGTTACCCATGGGGCCATCTACAGGACGGCGCCActaaaaggaagaagcgtcACCCCCGTCGGTTGTTCCACACAGTATGCTCAACTGTGCACACTCATTtgaagttgcaaaaaagggtccattaaaaagaaataaaaataaaataaaatgacaaatggcaaaataaaCGCGTGCTTCTGCTTCACGCCGCCCTACCCTCTGAAGAAGCTCCGAACGAAATCGGCCTGCTCATGCGTTCCGATTTGCCTCTCCCTGTCTGCAATTTTCATCACCTGTGAGCAggtggggggaaggaaaagggataaaaaaataatcatgtGTATTGAGCAAAAGGCCGTCCACTTGGAACCCATCTCTTGGGGGTGGTCTCTCCAAGGGGGTGCCGCTCACACACCCACGTGTAACCCACGTGTAACCCACTCAAACGTACACATGTGACCCACCACGCAGGGGACTGTCTGCCCCCTCCAAGCCTCACCTGCACAATGTAAGCAAACTGGCTGTAATCCAGCAGGGGCTGAAACAGCACGGGCGATATGATCCCCTTCCTCCTCAAGTGTAACCCCTTGGAACCCAGCCCATACAAAACATGCAAATGAAATGAAAGCTTCTTGTCGACCCTTCGTCTGTATAATTCGTCAATT belongs to Plasmodium vivax chromosome 3, whole genome shotgun sequence and includes:
- a CDS encoding hypothetical protein, conserved (encoded by transcript PVX_001035A); this translates as MNYHRHLCSPHGKARGNSLFDDESLKKAFARVSIGSVLNFLLSSNMLQAKWSKLEIIDELYRRRVDKKLSFHLHVLYGLGSKGLHLRRKGIISPVLFQPLLDYSQFAYIVQVMKIADRERQIGTHEQADFVRSFFRG
- a CDS encoding hypothetical protein, conserved (encoded by transcript PVX_001040A): MDGRKCELDARCDELRTGNEETPQRNPSNVGKDYVGGCVKINLTASLDLKDKEKEVNPWGEKRGTHCKLNEDGRSEHRGGASDVKDHFEKSVSCAQVNLSGGEQEGSLSSRNDLHDQEGEREKEKAIEKDKEKTKDGSQINQRIRTHVICTGGRTTAPSPQQQRGGESKRIDLPPVEKKNPHDGGTSRGNTNMISSGDQRRSGVDGLHISAREQNANRASTNLGTWCNWEVSVNDQVSSTRGVPKEGAHLREAIRVPSVGADDNADEEAQKECTVVQGGSNLPHGNEEQEEERKTNPIMQQSLAQLSRNNCMNRSGSYVQNGEKHNLYEQNYPRSANLEMNLVGESHLDEKDRRGNVPPGGDSDWVSTLNRRETPQNVEDHPRGSCPVVKDTAHLRKNPHGEEETREGSSKEDTPVGAIFHERYIPPVSCTDTRETADNIVETNRTFEQKERSPSQVRVGGAPRRYNPGRDLSTQRSEDNIHTICSLSYVSALQRGNQNESKGGRSLQVGCNNVFISIDAGITEITQNRTAEAPNGGTPKLPEPVRQNDNQLGIPHGEIKKVGKDNLEGYPSGEGDKTNVGEADLEEGPNGAVSHERVTLFPCDVTIGMISSGKIGIPAWEEKNEAVSYIVVENEKDAHLADGNEERFSCEKREVVRLDGAPPSAPPVRENSQEGRSETSSATRIGKLDKEAIRNGVERTVAEGERKKKDSSPEICKVNVDVSKEVDEKSRGNPISPCRGSEHGFTSQDLLSRSKYIAGNQLVGVLPSTLVSLGYTPDAHGVARRTSRTRFGERKGIHMVDAKWSEGGNPIVESYQRSGNIPMGTYPNGHEEIVTHRDDAFSSFEKEMNSALLDLHKEGADDCQDNFTQLGDCKKKKKRTGIPLNERKYYRVLAKQMIKIQGLTFDHNQIRWIAYWKNENNKQIQKHFPVCKYGFYKARQLALEFRNSKFDSGGQAVRSGAVGGGAAGVGTLGGEAETIQRVTTSEVDKQGGDTPQSGKKSSHKKDAATPKVSEPTQKGSQTTETRTKNKRKDPKVGMHNPRKRSRVSRRRVHLGEESGGVVANASHAEGTTKEENEPKDVDEKSNLKLVNKRINTSKGSVYGGNSPAGRSSVGSFSGGGHAGMRRHDLKNVPNVVALQNGGNLNSMQNSPHSTISQGFPAFAGGQVVGGVSGPRGCIGGSGHSYDQATHATTEGQTPNRHAYATGPYGPANFYKQNGMISTGPHGNAWGSTHGRTDSYSYMVNNFAAMPSGQNIAMAACRRGLPSEAAYLSHGISGEVLPKGQFTDSCRSVAYQNPMNREGHLNRVRQSPTNQLSPFFGANYGGNSQTVTGAAVSSNWGGHTPIGSYIDGSNFHHVGMKNQGGGIYSPRFGGQQSGSPQHMRSGTYQYSMSEGRAQVMGSHFNRANKVADGTWNRPCEEGNGENPSDNLTMQGGVKNALEGQRVRSSATSSGSGVGGMGGQGIVKTDCALPEGDNSTEEKQQEGMDLSLNVNLHSRVGGERSERETWNLTRASTATHISEHLSELVNVSRSAHYERSQGGSLPSEGAALAEVIGLRNTGDETTRGKANVLGNPTESFGRRVNSPEQWISIHPMEKAKVLMNNASVESGEAGRVTCGHSAEGVPSACVVDTACTNQERKKSERNVSGKSKGKKSNSVKKANRKGGKSCSDVHIRGSGMALLCEGDMPSRSCQWYGEDASGEVHTIGGGEHNQGGISNGGVVKESKKQSRKKSAKRKKEKNELDVAHLSGKQNRSECNQISDANNKGNEEASCEESGHSKWTHSMGVMHRKAIPNEEPKKAAIYGEGSCASEKQLDPCGQLNRLTQNSPFSVPNGEPSVPRGVFPPSDAQNDENGSVKGTNELAKKETAENEEGEEMYTYKPNQLEKNSCNDHDEDEYYYSEILKMPKIKGVHFDIRQKRWCAYGHKKKECFSVYRYGFLIARELAVKSRLKVQKRKNSLKLKKNKNCMNGESGCGENGGSSAKKRQLVGDKQTHSSDQWEVSHLPYDGTDGNGNPGSLNDYTGPPSPIGSAECTPTPNVSGQKGDPMGSSTPTGGSHEKDEQREDMGERTELWNGAEVNANLFPIRFEHSRETESLKGPRVSGGKLRAYNGREASAASGASGARQPYGDNPYGGCCLSPDSYANRSYTGVPIEVDPTRRYYTGEVGSRGGSGTHNVVPLPSMVHHSGKDKHFSYPGSENRMSSVNRVEEPFAFNRPNEQICLSGQVKRDNFYGAYDASGGTNQMMNCNLERGASNPANMGNVERGVLRGANNDCQSYGGGASWYSVARANGGMQKMGSVPIGPIPIGAIPIGGILTGGIPVGPAPPLGNGAMKSNLASDEALKRLSRIALLNEGHFANRREHVSGNEVISTQGGFPLGVGAALPIDAKKTCVPEMQQRSRANNRTHRSGLTDGTSQFVHNREVAILEPVVESKPNKKRPKKDVVQNGYWGFIDNWGKGTTGGSDQGGGTDLATNGVAHVNNASLGNNGGTPFFEANGGSMGGATPTGGGEFETVGGRSGVSIGAANEEATRVDGMPNVGGHFLGLSPSPQHAAPQNMLPQFPHVNSTQVPFLQSWGAHQGKNLPSGNISTGMNANQWGIRNKGDRQNGGRQNGERQNDAGRVIHMSETNFLQNDMNRGGVKNYSAVRSVEPFGVHHLMGSTTWRGRNVQSDCSKGRMASCMLVEEKTNYEAGKEPHLQYDQHMASIRSGYPEYAMHPCVDVSDPFVQNGEYITHARRNYGGDASAKLLEEGKKQTDKHSHENEKKFLHKVFQDNRNIGRIEVGMKNNPVGSGLQKSKRLNFEEVNMFHAEVREPIVSGNSVEVAAKEHKNGGDYAKQWVQLNGEAVYYDRAVSYDRVDVGKTDRKATNKGVKIMKREKKKKRKKEHITPQGGDHIFHSLDAAHVKCEEKQTRSNDSKRSKNGFANFRGSNETCATAEEGAQVCLLLGSTLEGNEGASNGAVAVLGTTRSDAGGRRRRRSEVVGKNNCGKEKNAQLSISRGGENLGGASLAGMGFNGRGAQAKEKKTPKGNNKMLDATTTGEEGEKHSQLHPRRGDFPLLQNQTGELICQGTDPYGGMVVTTQGGSPRHVNQREEQKWDPFVFFRGTGGGGQENILCDDHGEVVLHGGSPYGHCSSFSRTNGESPQRGIKCEQLKGQQINPLEESPTVSRFETPYGGEQSGRFTEEAANGVVLNNVDASSADRLPLSANRSNAREVNHLDVLAGALRERRFDGGSYREVPNCHLGRGAEEKASTDDVHRFEADRMMAAAEVFLNGDYFGVCGDVPLPTGPPPASGMVSDGPGGGQNEWSRHSRKRDGKKGTILKNVHIVKEYGERFPPRGAEEGGVPCESAADGNTSGEDSLLDRFCLFIFGSMKVSELVPMHCVGTEMEEVLLAEPYREDACLSLHDLNINRAKDVIQTIHFKKLILKYLLMDLFRNTSVPEFSKMTADRTHFLVNPQKCASSYPLTSEIDKSRDLLQRVERYHLKFVNNIYDQKIVQMYWDVFVTCLVKNVTASVLPFEEHCMVMRSLLLLYLDGSAPGGASCK